A window of the Canis lupus baileyi chromosome 8, mCanLup2.hap1, whole genome shotgun sequence genome harbors these coding sequences:
- the FKBP6 gene encoding inactive peptidyl-prolyl cis-trans isomerase FKBP6: MGGSTRSPRVLQGDNASGQSPYERLSRRMLDISGDRGVLKDVIREGAGELVTPDASVLVKYSGYLEHMDKPFDSNCFRKTPRLMKLGEDITLWGMELGLLSMRRGELARFLFKPTYAYGTLGCPPLIPPNTTVLFEIELLDFLDSAESDKFCALSAEQQDQFPLQKVLKVAATEREFGNYLFRQNRFYDAKVRYKRALLLLHRRSAPPEEQHLVEAAKLLVLLNLSFTYLRLERPTTALRYGEQALLIDQKNAKALFRCGQACLFMTEYEKARDFLVRAQKEQPFNHDINNELKKLASYYRDYTDKEKEMCHRMFTPNDNGSTVGEN, translated from the exons ATGGGGGGGAGCACGCGGAGCCCAAGGGTCCTGCAAGGGGACAACGCTTCCGGCCAG TCACCGTATGAGAGGTTAAGTCGGAGGATGCTGGACATTTCGGGGGACCGGGGCGTGCTGAAGGACGTCATCCGAGAGGGTGCTGGAGAGCTGGTGACCCCGGACGCTTCCGTGCTAG TGAAATATTCTGGATATCTGGAGCACATGGATAAGCCTTTTGATTCTAATTGCTTTAGGAAAACCCCCCGGCTGATGAAACTTGGAGAGG ATATTACCCTCTGGGGCATGGAGTTGGGCCTTCTAAGCATGCGGAGAGGAGAGCTGGCCAGGTTTCTGTTCAAACCAACCTATGCCTATGGAAcgctgggctgccctcccttgaTCCCCCCAAACACCACTGTCCTATTCGAGATTGAGCTGCTTGACTTCCTGGACTCTGCTGAGTCAGACAAGTTTTGTGCCCTTTCAGCT GAGCAACAAGATCAATTTCCACTTCAGAAGGTCCTAAAAGTGGCAGCTACTGAACGGGAGTTTGGCAACTACCTTTTCCGCCAAAATCGTTTCTATGATGCCAAAGTGAGATATAAACGG GCCTTGTTGCTTCTTCACCGACGATCAGCTCCTCCTGAAGAGCAGCACCTGGTGGAAGCAGCTAAGCTTCTTGTTCTCCTTAACCTATCCTTTACATACCTGAGGCTGGAGAGACCCACCACGGCTCTGCGCTATGGAGAACAGGCTCTGCTCATTGACCAGAAGAATGCTAAGGCCCTCTTCCGGTGTGGACAG GCCTGTCTTTTCATGACTGAGTATGAGAAGGCCCGAGATTTTCTAGTGCGAGCCCAGAAGGAACAACCCTTCAATCATGATATCAATAATGAACTGAAGAAACTGGCTAG TTACTACAGGGACtacacagataaagaaaaagaaatgtgtcacCGAATGTTCACTCCTAATGATAACGGCTCTACAGTAGGAGAAAATTGA